Genomic segment of Citrus sinensis cultivar Valencia sweet orange chromosome 7, DVS_A1.0, whole genome shotgun sequence:
TTGCACTTTGTGAGGCTTGAGGTATCAAGGGGGGCTGTGAAGTTGTTGAAAATTCATACTGAAGAAAATCCAGCTGACATGTTAACCAAGGTTGTGCCCACTGCCAAGTTCACCTTTTGCATGAACTTAGCAGGAATCTGCAGGTTTTAAGAAGTTGCAGATGGGGAGAAGACAATAAGAAAATAGGGAGCTATGAGTGTTGAATTCAAGATGGAGATTGTTGAAATGATCTCAAACTCATTCGAGCAACTTGTCATTTTAAAGTTGCAAAGATGAGTGACATGTCATTTCAATTAATCAAGATTCCAGAGTCGACAACTTGGTAATGTCGTCCAAAATCATTAAACTCTCATGTGATTAATGCACACCTATTCTAAGCTTAAATGGCACAGCTTGCTGTCGTTTAAGAAGGGTTTTAAGTTGCGCGTGAGGAGCTCGTGATCAGTTAGTTAAGGTTGTTGATTTTTGAGGGAATTTTCTGGATCTATAATGCCAGCAACAACTGATATATATGTGTTGGTTCTGGTGTAGTCTTGGGATATCGAGGAAAGAGTGATAAGGTAGTTATGGTGAGAGTAAAGCTTTTCTAAGTGTTCTCTGTATTGCTAGTTGTCATCTTTGTAACCTTGAAGTTTAATAGAGTTGCTCCGTGAGTTGTTTTCTCCAGTGGATGTAGGCACCCTCAAAGGTGCTGAACTACTTAAGTTCTTGCGTGTTCTTGATTCTTTGGGTTGTGTTCTTTAATCTGTTAGTTGTTTCGATTAGTTTAGGTTTGATTCTTAAATTTGGAAGTCTGAGTTAGATCTTGGGGTGTGATTAATCCTATAATTAAAGGGTCAATTTCACAAAACTTTTCCTTGTCTTTGTCAATCGTTGATGCAATCCACAAAGCCATGTCTCGGATCACATCGTGCATTTTTACATGATTATCTTCCTCTTCTACCAACAGACATGCATGAAGAAGGACACGAATAACAGAGTATCCTTGATTTCGTGCTCAAATCCATCATATTCGTCTAAAAATCCCTCACATATCCAACAGTCTATCAAGTCTTCTacgaaaattttataatcttccGGATAAGAACTACAATACAGGAGATAAAACCTAGTTTCATCGCCGGGCAAAAAATCATAACTTATCTTTAGACGAGAAAATACCCTGCTCTCCATACCTGAAAATTTATAGGCTGAACTTCTCAACACCTCAATTGCATGTTCCCACTCGCGAGGTGTCTTCTTGGATGCCATAGCTCGACCGACAGTGATTAGAGCAAGTGGCAAACCACCGCATTCTTTGGCCACAGTTTCAGCTAGCTCAGGAATATCAGGATGACTATCAAGAATCTCTTTTCCGACTTTCTCCTCAAATAATTTCCATGCGTCCTCGTATCCCAAGCGCTCCACTTTGAATGATTTATGAGCTTCCATTTGGCCGCAAACCTCAAGCTCCCGAGCTGTGAAAACTGTCTTATTAGATGCACTTGTACGGCATGGAACAGGTAAACCCACTTGAGATAGATCAACCAGCTCCCATATGTGATCCAATAATAACACAAACTTTTTGTTGCTCATGTTCTTGACTATATCCTGAGATTTCTCTTGAAGACTTCTGCTATTCCATGACTCGTTAAAAAGATCTTTTTGTTGCTCATGTTCTTGAATATTTCCTGAGATTTCTCTTGAAGACTTCTGCTATTCCATGACTAATCTTTTTTGCAATACTTCCTTGAATCTGTTCGAGTTGCAAGTCTTTAGACGCCACTACCCAGATAAcgaaatcaaaatcattaggCGTGTGGAGGAACTTCTTGTTGATTTGCGTCAACAGGGTGGTTTTACCCACCTCTCCCATGCCGTAGAGGCCAACAATTCCCATCTGTTCTTCCATCAGGCATCGCCAAACTCTGTCAAATGTTGATTGCAAGCCCACTACGGTTGGTGGAAGAGGTCTTTCATCTACTAGATTTTCTGGCACCGGCTGAGGCACTTCTTTGAAATCTCCTTCGTTCGTTAAGCCCTGCACCTGTTGCAATGTCTTGAAAACTTTTCTCCCAACCTTGTAGCCGGAACTGCAGTTCTTGGACTATAAGCCTCCAAGACAGAGCTTCTCAACTTCTTGATATCCTTGTCGTCTTAGTTCGGTTACTTGAGTTTCCACACCTTGCACTCTTAAAAGCCACCCTTGCACTTGCTCCAGCCGTCTCATTTGTTGCTGAATATCCTCTCATCATTTCTTACTGCAATTAACGTTTGCAATTCTCTCCACAAGGCATCAAGATTCTCTTGGAGATGACAAACGTACCCTGTGTTTCTAACAAAGCTATCCAGGCAGTGAGAAACAGTGTCATCACAGGAGAATGAGGGTGAGCAGACGTTTCCCGTGGTGATCACAACGAAGGGTAAAGGAGTAATTGGTGGGGCAAAGTTTAATTTGCTTTTCGGCTGAAGATGAAATGTGTTGTTTCAAGACTGCaatgttatttatattactaAGCTGGttgatgaatttaaaattgtgtAACAAAGT
This window contains:
- the LOC127898779 gene encoding disease resistance protein RPS5-like is translated as MSNKKFVLLLDHIWELVDLSQVGLPVPCRTSASNKTVFTARELEVCGQMEAHKSFKVERLGYEDAWKLFEEKVGKEILDSHPDIPELAETVAKECGGLPLALITVGRAMASKKTPREWEHAIEVLRSSAYKFSGMESRVFSRLKISYDFLPGDETRFYLLYCSSYPEDYKIFVEDLIDCWICEGFLDEYDGFEHEIKDTLLFVSFFMHVCW
- the LOC127898780 gene encoding disease resistance protein RFL1-like, which translates into the protein MMRGYSATNETAGASARVAFKSASSGYKVGRKVFKTLQQVQGLTNEGDFKEVPQPVPENLVDERPLPPTVVGLQSTFDRVWRCLMEEQMGIVGLYGMGEVGKTTLLTQINKKFLHTPNDFDFVIWVVASKDLQLEQIQGSIAKKISHGIAEVFKRNLRKYSRT